In a genomic window of Shouchella clausii:
- a CDS encoding chemotaxis protein CheW, with amino-acid sequence MEHTKQFTVFAVGEEWYGIDILHLSAIELLDGIRIVPNADPAIMGVVNIRGSLLPVVDLCYLLYQKKIEATETCRLLVCAETLGSFVLAVSEASDICEIDLASIEELSDAPYKKGISHVEGKLVTILDGTQLAKEIEHQVQKQ; translated from the coding sequence GTGGAACATACGAAACAATTTACCGTATTTGCCGTAGGTGAGGAATGGTATGGAATTGATATTTTGCACCTTTCCGCAATTGAGCTCCTTGACGGCATTCGTATTGTCCCAAATGCTGACCCTGCCATCATGGGCGTCGTTAATATTCGCGGCTCCCTGCTCCCGGTAGTTGATCTATGTTATTTGCTGTATCAGAAAAAAATCGAAGCGACCGAAACGTGCCGCTTGCTTGTGTGTGCGGAAACACTTGGGTCATTTGTCCTGGCTGTGAGTGAAGCGAGCGACATTTGCGAAATCGATCTTGCTTCGATTGAAGAGCTGTCTGATGCCCCTTATAAAAAGGGGATAAGCCACGTGGAGGGGAAGCTTGTAACCATTCTCGATGGGACCCAGTTGGCCAAGGAAATTGAACATCAAGTCCAGAAACAATAA
- a CDS encoding IDEAL domain-containing protein, translating into MEKPFRLDGDVYRQLSIINRLELRADLTVQSLYAKAVLEHSLYHFREQHLKEQIDQALEQRDEQAFYSLTEALNDHRDRYKGGRTLHENGFRLHLTFQ; encoded by the coding sequence ATGGAAAAGCCATTTAGGTTAGACGGCGACGTGTACAGGCAATTAAGCATTATTAACCGTTTGGAATTGCGGGCCGATTTAACTGTCCAATCCCTTTATGCGAAAGCGGTGTTGGAACATTCCTTGTACCACTTTAGAGAACAACATCTAAAAGAACAAATCGATCAGGCGTTGGAGCAACGTGACGAACAGGCATTTTATTCACTAACAGAAGCATTAAACGACCACAGGGATCGCTATAAAGGCGGGCGTACACTGCATGAAAATGGCTTCAGGCTCCATCTGACGTTCCAGTAA
- a CDS encoding dimethylarginine dimethylaminohydrolase family protein, with protein MAKKPIQCENEYGLLKEVVVCEPTFMAIEEAINRTQRKYMDENINRDIASQQHQALVAAMEKEGIRVYSVPAHDHLPEQVFMRDSGFVIGTSLYVANLDREIRKGEEMVLGEYLTKIGKPFAKASAGTVEGGDVVLANDEVYIGASGRTNKEGIEELRRLHPEKRIEMVSLDPDYLHLDCVFQPVSETQALIYREALSKKAVDMLAQRFSLIDVPKEEQFHLGVNVLSIGNKRVIALPMNENTNAQLQARGFTIIEVDFSEIIKSGGSFRCVTMPLVRSN; from the coding sequence GTGGCGAAAAAACCGATTCAATGTGAAAACGAGTATGGCCTCCTAAAGGAAGTTGTTGTCTGCGAACCGACGTTTATGGCAATTGAGGAGGCGATTAATAGAACGCAACGGAAATACATGGATGAGAACATTAATAGGGACATTGCGAGCCAACAACATCAAGCGCTCGTTGCAGCTATGGAGAAAGAAGGCATTCGTGTTTATTCCGTGCCAGCACACGACCATTTGCCGGAGCAAGTGTTTATGCGGGACAGTGGTTTTGTCATTGGAACGTCCTTGTATGTAGCCAATTTGGACAGAGAGATTCGCAAAGGCGAGGAAATGGTGCTTGGCGAGTACTTGACCAAAATCGGCAAACCGTTTGCAAAAGCAAGTGCAGGCACAGTGGAAGGCGGAGACGTGGTCCTCGCCAATGATGAAGTGTACATAGGGGCAAGCGGACGCACAAATAAAGAAGGCATCGAGGAGCTGCGCCGTCTACATCCTGAAAAAAGAATCGAAATGGTTTCACTTGATCCAGACTACTTGCATTTGGATTGTGTGTTTCAGCCCGTTTCTGAGACGCAGGCGCTCATTTACCGTGAGGCCCTTTCTAAAAAAGCTGTCGACATGCTTGCACAGCGTTTTTCGTTAATCGACGTGCCAAAAGAGGAACAGTTCCATTTAGGTGTGAATGTCCTCTCGATTGGCAACAAACGGGTGATTGCACTGCCTATGAATGAGAACACCAATGCCCAGTTGCAAGCACGTGGGTTTACGATTATTGAAGTCGATTTTTCCGAAATTATTAAGTCTGGCGGGTCGTTCCGCTGCGTGACAATGCCGTTAGTCCGCTCAAATTAA
- a CDS encoding PD-(D/E)XK nuclease family protein, with protein sequence MKAHIRAVSRWQPFSPKRYGEWARTQRETGCCIVPTTYWVEQIRLAAPELRCLTFDSFIRKCQERVNDIRLVHHEWKWAMANEANATGRKNEQIINSYLQYKRFGECRLPDSLRFLKPEFAKIKALEEKRRWKTIEDDYNAFARKPAALPYDDIVVEGFHDFSVNQLEALERMVKEGVRLTIYLDRRAKAAISELVKIGFTVDVDRQPVTDGQTGCLSLYKAVTEEEEHIGLIEHIFTSNTPLSNIAVLFTKAEERAAFMAKAKQEGLPIAASNRSYLADTPFYLWVKEALLTPLPSKEARLGAVDSLFAVLGITGRRCLRAKQALYAGYSTGDSEVDFFLNKIGKSPLAEGKTIAEKAALLVDMLARMGERTDIPYAHAVKQALLASDGVSYAKVETTEDGFRQWFQTFAQTLVIAEEPKPKEGISVLSWADVAAFQGSAVYVAGLALGTFPHPYSLLGYFQESDLTEINKWGVPLKSRTRSVQALQFQQLINSGMDVYASYVCGLDRDSPALPSPFLLDFQQVGFWNYQNRLNNGIGTYSRKDGTAYRGELGHFQKRLQHLQLGQEWLSDAQQAKEKAKTAVAVTAFEAYARCPFRYGLEWLLGIKPPAGQSEGLPANKIGTLIHQCIETLYRHKLNVIGKPFSTLSEAEKDEVPHWLVSEWRRRFNEDIVPFVPYMNRFELEQEETWWANKLRLWWEAERARFWDRKELADAYIEGLEVPIVLEDFPLGTTKLKVTGKIDRVDVANGEKVLYDYKTGKAALKLEEASHGTKLQLPMYSYIVGKQSSVAGATYISLLDPGKRAGNGVWKPEHVGKQSIFGVSAQCRNKEDALGEEAFMEKWDIHERLQELWEGMQTNMPVAPLDCAASCPYKAICRVTEEQKREAQHAIQQRTKASN encoded by the coding sequence ATGAAGGCGCATATTAGGGCGGTCAGTAGATGGCAACCGTTCTCGCCAAAGCGCTACGGGGAATGGGCACGTACACAACGAGAGACCGGTTGTTGTATTGTGCCGACGACGTATTGGGTGGAGCAAATCCGGTTGGCGGCGCCAGAACTTCGCTGCTTAACATTTGACTCGTTTATCCGCAAGTGCCAGGAACGAGTAAACGATATTAGGCTAGTTCACCACGAATGGAAGTGGGCGATGGCAAACGAAGCGAATGCGACTGGAAGAAAAAACGAGCAAATCATAAATAGTTATTTGCAATATAAGCGTTTTGGCGAATGCCGACTGCCTGACAGTTTACGCTTTTTAAAACCTGAATTTGCGAAGATCAAGGCTCTGGAAGAAAAGAGACGTTGGAAGACGATTGAAGATGACTACAACGCCTTTGCTCGAAAGCCGGCGGCTTTGCCTTATGATGACATTGTAGTCGAAGGGTTTCATGATTTTTCTGTCAATCAGCTAGAGGCACTAGAGCGAATGGTCAAAGAGGGAGTGAGGCTGACTATCTACCTTGATAGAAGGGCGAAAGCTGCCATATCGGAGTTAGTGAAGATTGGCTTTACGGTGGATGTTGACAGACAGCCAGTGACGGATGGTCAAACAGGGTGTTTGTCTCTGTATAAAGCGGTGACCGAGGAAGAAGAGCACATCGGTTTGATTGAACATATTTTCACAAGCAATACGCCGCTTTCCAACATCGCTGTGCTGTTTACGAAGGCGGAAGAGCGTGCCGCTTTTATGGCAAAAGCGAAGCAGGAAGGGCTGCCTATTGCCGCTAGCAACCGTAGTTATTTGGCGGACACCCCTTTCTATCTATGGGTCAAAGAAGCGCTGCTCACCCCTTTGCCTTCAAAAGAAGCGCGGCTAGGTGCTGTTGATTCCCTCTTTGCTGTGCTTGGCATCACTGGGCGTCGTTGCTTAAGAGCGAAGCAGGCTTTGTACGCTGGTTATAGCACTGGCGACAGCGAGGTTGACTTTTTTCTGAACAAAATCGGCAAAAGCCCCCTTGCTGAAGGGAAAACGATAGCAGAAAAAGCTGCGTTGCTTGTCGATATGTTAGCGAGAATGGGAGAGCGAACGGATATCCCGTATGCCCACGCAGTAAAACAAGCGCTTTTGGCCTCGGATGGCGTCTCCTATGCAAAAGTGGAAACAACGGAAGATGGGTTTCGCCAATGGTTCCAGACATTTGCGCAAACACTTGTCATTGCCGAGGAGCCAAAACCGAAAGAGGGAATTTCCGTCCTCTCGTGGGCGGATGTCGCTGCCTTTCAAGGATCGGCCGTATATGTTGCTGGGCTTGCTTTAGGTACGTTTCCACATCCTTATTCACTGCTAGGTTATTTCCAAGAAAGTGATTTAACGGAGATTAACAAATGGGGCGTGCCATTGAAATCACGTACACGTTCTGTCCAAGCGTTGCAATTCCAACAGCTCATCAACAGCGGCATGGACGTATATGCCAGCTATGTGTGCGGTCTTGACCGAGACAGTCCCGCGCTACCTTCTCCATTTCTACTCGACTTTCAACAAGTTGGCTTCTGGAATTACCAAAATAGGTTGAACAACGGAATCGGCACGTACTCACGCAAAGATGGGACTGCTTACCGCGGTGAACTTGGTCACTTTCAAAAAAGGCTGCAACATTTGCAATTAGGGCAAGAATGGCTTTCAGATGCCCAACAGGCGAAAGAGAAAGCAAAAACCGCTGTGGCCGTCACTGCGTTTGAAGCTTATGCGCGCTGTCCATTCCGCTATGGTCTGGAATGGCTTTTAGGGATCAAGCCGCCAGCAGGTCAAAGCGAAGGGCTTCCGGCAAATAAGATTGGAACCCTTATTCATCAATGCATTGAAACATTGTATCGCCATAAATTGAATGTCATTGGCAAGCCTTTTTCCACCCTTTCGGAAGCAGAAAAAGACGAAGTGCCTCATTGGCTTGTATCAGAATGGCGCCGCCGCTTTAATGAGGACATTGTGCCATTTGTCCCTTATATGAATCGTTTCGAGCTTGAACAAGAAGAAACATGGTGGGCCAACAAGCTCCGTCTTTGGTGGGAAGCAGAGCGGGCGCGGTTTTGGGATCGGAAGGAGTTGGCGGATGCTTACATTGAAGGGCTGGAAGTACCCATTGTTCTTGAAGACTTTCCATTGGGCACAACGAAGCTAAAAGTGACTGGAAAAATCGACAGGGTCGATGTCGCAAACGGTGAAAAGGTGCTCTATGATTACAAGACTGGGAAGGCGGCGTTGAAACTGGAGGAAGCCTCACACGGCACAAAACTCCAGCTTCCTATGTATTCGTATATCGTTGGTAAGCAATCGTCAGTAGCTGGGGCTACATATATTTCTTTGCTTGATCCAGGCAAACGGGCCGGGAACGGTGTTTGGAAGCCAGAGCATGTTGGCAAGCAATCGATCTTTGGCGTCAGTGCTCAATGCCGCAATAAAGAGGACGCTTTAGGCGAAGAGGCTTTTATGGAAAAATGGGACATCCATGAGCGTCTTCAAGAACTGTGGGAAGGAATGCAGACAAACATGCCCGTTGCCCCCCTTGATTGCGCGGCCAGCTGCCCTTATAAAGCGATTTGCCGAGTGACGGAAGAACAAAAAAGGGAGGCTCAGCATGCAATTCAACAGCGCACAAAAGCAAGCAATTGA
- the asnB gene encoding asparagine synthase (glutamine-hydrolyzing), with amino-acid sequence MCGFVGDLLIRNGSHLPDQLWVQTLEAIHHRGPDSTGTYKDETVRFGFKRLSIIDLEHGDQPLAYSKGRYHIVFNGEIYNYIELRSQLIQRGYTFRTDSDTEVLLALYAADGKNAVKQLRGMYAFAIWDKHKKELFCARDRFGIKPFYYLKTDERFFFASEQKSIMPLFEQIPIEQEALQHYATFQFVPEPNTLTKGIHKLLPGHTLTVNANFRVQIEAYAERTFQPRSGPTVTELANQTRKLLTDSVEKHMRSDVPVGAFLSSGIDSTSITALAQQVHPNLLTFTVGFETEGYSEIAVAKETARALGVKNIHKVISAEEFIQELPNIVWHMDEPVADPAAVPLYFVAKEASKHVKVVLSGEGADELFGGYNIYREPLDLAWFKKLPPTFHAGLKRVVARMPSKLKGRNYIIRGTTPLNERYIGNAFIFSEAEKTQLFRDYDRTKPYTNVTAPLYEQAKGMDESTIMQFVDMHTWLPGDILVKADRMTMAHSIELRVPFLDKDVFAFARMLGQDMKLSHRTTKYVLRQAMKDLIPANIVPRKKLGFPVPIRVWLKNELYDWAKQLIESSDTADVFHKPFLLQMLQAHRDGHGDYSRRLWTVLTYMMWHDMHVAKRLISTHQQKDAERCKALAHF; translated from the coding sequence ATGTGTGGTTTTGTCGGCGATCTGCTTATTCGAAATGGCAGCCATTTGCCTGATCAATTGTGGGTTCAAACGCTAGAAGCAATTCATCACCGTGGCCCTGACAGCACCGGTACTTATAAAGATGAAACAGTCCGTTTTGGATTTAAACGTTTAAGCATTATTGATTTAGAGCATGGCGACCAGCCCCTTGCATATAGCAAAGGGCGTTACCATATTGTTTTTAATGGCGAAATATATAATTACATCGAGCTGCGTTCTCAATTAATTCAACGCGGTTACACATTTCGAACCGATTCTGATACCGAAGTACTCCTCGCTCTTTATGCAGCAGATGGTAAAAATGCGGTTAAACAATTACGGGGAATGTATGCGTTTGCCATTTGGGACAAGCACAAAAAGGAATTGTTTTGTGCGCGTGACCGTTTTGGCATTAAGCCGTTTTACTATCTGAAAACAGACGAACGTTTTTTCTTTGCCTCTGAACAAAAATCAATCATGCCATTGTTTGAGCAAATCCCGATTGAGCAAGAAGCACTCCAACATTACGCCACCTTTCAGTTTGTTCCCGAACCTAACACGCTGACAAAAGGCATTCATAAGCTACTGCCTGGACATACATTAACGGTCAATGCAAACTTTCGTGTGCAAATTGAAGCATATGCTGAACGGACTTTTCAGCCTAGATCGGGGCCGACCGTCACAGAACTTGCCAATCAAACACGAAAATTGTTAACAGACTCTGTCGAAAAACATATGCGCTCTGATGTCCCAGTTGGGGCATTTTTATCGAGCGGCATTGATTCGACTTCGATTACCGCCTTAGCGCAACAAGTACACCCTAACCTATTAACTTTTACGGTTGGTTTCGAGACAGAGGGCTATAGCGAAATTGCCGTCGCAAAAGAAACAGCAAGAGCATTAGGCGTCAAAAATATCCATAAAGTCATTTCTGCTGAAGAATTTATTCAAGAACTGCCTAACATCGTTTGGCATATGGATGAGCCTGTTGCAGACCCGGCAGCAGTTCCCCTTTATTTCGTCGCCAAAGAAGCAAGCAAACATGTAAAGGTGGTCTTGTCAGGAGAAGGCGCTGACGAATTGTTCGGAGGGTACAACATTTACCGGGAACCTCTTGACCTTGCCTGGTTCAAAAAGTTGCCGCCTACGTTTCACGCTGGCTTAAAGCGGGTTGTTGCCCGTATGCCGTCTAAGCTGAAGGGACGAAACTACATTATCCGGGGGACGACTCCTCTCAACGAGCGATATATTGGCAATGCCTTTATTTTTTCTGAAGCAGAAAAAACACAGTTGTTCCGCGACTATGATCGAACCAAACCTTATACAAATGTAACAGCGCCACTATATGAACAGGCAAAAGGCATGGATGAATCGACGATTATGCAATTTGTCGATATGCATACGTGGCTTCCTGGCGACATCCTTGTGAAGGCTGATCGAATGACAATGGCCCATTCGATTGAATTAAGAGTCCCTTTTCTCGATAAAGATGTATTTGCATTTGCGAGAATGCTTGGCCAGGATATGAAACTTTCCCATAGGACGACTAAATATGTGCTCCGGCAAGCCATGAAGGACCTTATTCCGGCAAACATTGTGCCCCGTAAAAAATTGGGCTTCCCAGTGCCGATCCGCGTATGGCTCAAAAACGAACTGTACGATTGGGCCAAGCAGCTTATCGAGTCAAGCGATACAGCAGACGTGTTTCATAAGCCTTTTTTGCTGCAAATGCTGCAAGCACACCGCGACGGACACGGCGATTATAGCCGCCGGTTATGGACAGTCCTTACGTATATGATGTGGCATGACATGCATGTTGCCAAGCGACTGATCAGCACCCATCAACAGAAAGACGCCGAGCGCTGCAAAGCGCTGGCCCATTTTTAA
- a CDS encoding chemotaxis protein CheA has translation MTQYDYIGMFLEEADEHLQAMNAKLLQLEQDPFDKDAIAEIFRSAHTLKGMSATMGFNAMAELTHSLENLLDAMRDGNIEAGAGEIDLLFDAVEYLEASVSHVRNTGGELEEANGLRDTFAQLLGQERTTANEVAASLDTDTHAIMDQAVQDGVPVQVIHVEIDDNAALKGVRAFMVASEAAQFGELIHTEPSREELEEGRFASGFTLTAATTLPDADIKKRLEGISEVKQVTVTPYKPEKKADKAKPQTAKAASEKGAGAKGEQAQQKTIRVNVEKLDSLMYLFEELVVEKGRLELVANSLQTDELTNVFEKVSRITSHLQEVMLSVRLMPLEPVFSRFPRMVRKVSKEIGKQIRFVIEGETTELDRAIIDEIGDPLLHLLRNSIDHGIEEPAVRQKSGKDPEGLIVLRAFYSGSHVVIEIEDDGAGIKQEKVLKKAIENELITAAEAEKMASDEINQLLFAPGFSTANEVTDLSGRGVGLDVVKSTFSALGGEIAVSSKEGEGTRFSISLPLTVSIIDAMMVELGSDIYAFPIANIAETAYVQKSELKQADGQSLFEWRGQLVPLVSLNEQFGLPEKEDEQELAVLLLYRNQTLMAVKVDRFIGKQEVVLKPLGSLLKGTKGISGGTILGDGTIALIVDIALFFNN, from the coding sequence GTGACTCAATACGATTACATAGGTATGTTTTTAGAAGAGGCAGATGAGCATTTGCAAGCAATGAATGCAAAGTTGCTTCAACTTGAGCAGGATCCTTTTGATAAAGACGCGATTGCTGAAATCTTTCGTTCAGCCCATACGTTAAAAGGAATGTCGGCGACAATGGGCTTCAATGCCATGGCCGAGTTGACCCATTCTTTAGAAAATCTTCTTGATGCCATGAGGGACGGAAACATTGAAGCTGGTGCAGGCGAAATTGATTTGCTGTTTGATGCAGTTGAATACCTTGAAGCAAGCGTCAGCCACGTACGGAATACCGGGGGAGAGTTAGAAGAAGCTAACGGCTTGCGGGATACGTTTGCCCAGCTTCTCGGCCAAGAACGGACGACTGCCAATGAGGTTGCCGCTAGTCTCGACACAGACACACACGCGATTATGGATCAAGCTGTACAAGACGGTGTCCCTGTCCAAGTGATCCATGTCGAAATCGATGACAATGCAGCGCTCAAAGGAGTGCGCGCTTTTATGGTTGCAAGTGAAGCCGCACAGTTTGGCGAATTGATTCATACGGAACCGAGCAGAGAGGAGCTTGAGGAAGGGAGGTTTGCCAGCGGCTTTACGCTGACGGCAGCTACGACGCTCCCAGATGCGGACATTAAAAAACGCCTAGAAGGCATTTCTGAAGTGAAACAAGTAACAGTCACCCCTTATAAGCCCGAGAAGAAGGCGGACAAGGCCAAGCCGCAAACGGCAAAAGCCGCTTCTGAAAAAGGGGCCGGTGCAAAAGGGGAGCAAGCGCAGCAGAAAACGATTCGTGTCAATGTCGAAAAGCTGGATTCGTTAATGTACTTGTTTGAAGAGCTAGTTGTGGAAAAGGGCCGCCTAGAGCTAGTTGCCAATTCATTGCAAACAGATGAGCTGACGAATGTATTTGAAAAAGTAAGCCGCATTACGAGCCACTTGCAGGAAGTAATGTTGTCCGTGCGGCTGATGCCACTTGAGCCAGTATTTAGCCGTTTTCCACGGATGGTACGTAAAGTCTCAAAAGAAATCGGCAAGCAAATCCGTTTTGTCATTGAAGGGGAAACGACCGAATTAGACCGAGCGATTATTGACGAAATCGGCGATCCGCTCCTCCATTTGCTGCGCAATTCGATTGACCATGGCATTGAGGAGCCAGCAGTGCGCCAAAAAAGCGGAAAGGATCCTGAGGGGTTAATCGTGTTGCGCGCTTTTTATAGCGGCAGCCACGTTGTCATTGAAATTGAGGATGATGGCGCAGGAATTAAACAAGAAAAAGTCTTGAAAAAAGCGATTGAAAATGAATTGATTACGGCTGCAGAGGCGGAAAAAATGGCAAGTGATGAAATCAACCAACTGCTGTTTGCCCCTGGGTTTAGCACAGCCAATGAAGTGACGGATTTGTCTGGGCGTGGAGTCGGCCTTGACGTTGTCAAAAGCACGTTTTCTGCTCTTGGCGGTGAAATCGCTGTTTCTTCCAAAGAGGGAGAGGGTACGCGCTTTTCCATTTCGCTCCCATTAACTGTTTCCATTATCGATGCGATGATGGTTGAACTTGGCTCAGACATTTATGCCTTTCCAATCGCCAATATTGCCGAAACGGCCTATGTGCAAAAAAGCGAGTTGAAGCAAGCAGATGGGCAAAGCTTGTTTGAATGGCGAGGGCAACTTGTTCCCCTTGTCTCATTAAATGAGCAGTTTGGCTTGCCAGAAAAGGAAGACGAGCAAGAGCTTGCCGTTCTTTTGCTTTACCGCAACCAAACATTAATGGCTGTAAAAGTTGATCGCTTTATTGGCAAACAAGAAGTTGTGCTAAAGCCACTTGGTTCATTGTTGAAAGGGACAAAAGGAATCTCAGGCGGAACGATTCTTGGGGATGGCACGATTGCATTGATTGTCGACATTGCGCTGTTTTTCAACAATTAA
- a CDS encoding UvrD-helicase domain-containing protein: MQFNSAQKQAIDSKQRLVVVAAGAGSGKTRVLTEKIVSIIDEHFHDKDSNYGAPINEIAAITFTEKAAREMKERLASRMGEKAEAAGNREEKRFWLAQQEEVETAMIATFHRFCRQLLSRYSRYVEENGELAVLDETEAAMIKAELVEQLCKDRQFANELNQLRRVLSLFTLKRSLVAVHDAVREQRAGDDAISHFSPLYMWDKQINGAICEQQQQVAMIVKTVKRAAKELPPWQQLSKTEQKHAQSLATLAQSLPLAGNEEEAVAMMNEALPSRVQKAWQESLPSLYVFYEHNWKPFKKQWSERNQVASDRGLPLLEAFVTLLQAFAKRYADLKAQRRVADFSDLQQKAYTLLQIPKVAAACQSAYTHIMVDEFQDTNQVQLQIVQAINPAHLFFVGDEKQSIYRFRGADVAIMNEMAKKAAELNEGELIHLQENYRTAPQIVELVNELFAHVMAPGGEDALPYATSYVPLKAGRRPHTNKQALASFHQLEKSNEARSFASLLQQTIADGMIEVEGEGKVRQAKWNDVAVLLPSRTNLPELEEAFAEAGIPYRIHGGVGFFEKQEVIDFLNVLNWLRRPFEDAYVVALLRSPLFGLTLSDLLTVNEWKEEDENLAVFLAKEEAPSLFASHPRLQQALKQYGEWIDLFLPFTFTGSVKEGLLQLFEQTGLRYAVLSDTNGIQRVGNVEKLIDLFAQLNTANLETLCLQMNRYIAASKNVSEAEVEQLEGEAVTIMTVHASKGLEFPVVCLPYMDQKRRMDTDAVYFDQEWDIVFQLKLDDGETIATPAFFQAQEKRGKQALEESKRLFYVALTRAKDYCLLAAADLSGGRSWAEMIGAANEQSRLSAINWVDSVKSGENVLNI; encoded by the coding sequence ATGCAATTCAACAGCGCACAAAAGCAAGCAATTGATTCGAAACAGCGCCTTGTCGTCGTTGCTGCTGGAGCTGGTTCTGGCAAAACCCGGGTGCTAACGGAGAAGATCGTCTCCATTATCGACGAACATTTTCACGACAAGGACTCAAACTATGGCGCTCCTATTAATGAAATTGCCGCCATCACTTTTACTGAAAAGGCTGCGAGAGAAATGAAAGAGCGCCTTGCAAGCCGGATGGGCGAAAAGGCGGAAGCGGCTGGAAATAGGGAAGAAAAACGCTTTTGGCTTGCACAGCAAGAAGAAGTAGAGACGGCAATGATTGCAACGTTTCATCGTTTTTGCCGGCAACTGCTCAGCCGTTATAGCCGATACGTTGAAGAAAACGGGGAACTGGCGGTTCTCGATGAAACCGAAGCTGCGATGATAAAAGCAGAGCTTGTTGAGCAGTTGTGCAAAGATCGTCAATTTGCCAATGAACTGAATCAACTCCGTCGGGTGCTGTCTCTTTTTACATTGAAGCGTTCATTGGTGGCGGTTCATGATGCGGTTCGAGAGCAACGAGCGGGGGATGATGCCATTTCCCACTTTTCGCCGCTTTATATGTGGGACAAGCAAATCAATGGGGCCATTTGCGAACAGCAGCAACAAGTTGCGATGATCGTCAAGACGGTTAAACGCGCTGCAAAAGAATTACCTCCTTGGCAACAGTTATCGAAAACCGAACAAAAGCATGCACAGTCACTGGCCACGCTTGCACAAAGCTTGCCGCTTGCTGGAAACGAGGAGGAAGCGGTTGCGATGATGAACGAAGCGCTCCCAAGCAGAGTCCAAAAAGCATGGCAAGAATCGTTGCCGTCTCTGTACGTTTTTTATGAGCACAACTGGAAGCCATTTAAAAAGCAATGGAGTGAAAGGAATCAAGTCGCCAGTGATCGAGGGCTGCCTTTGCTTGAAGCGTTTGTGACACTGTTGCAAGCATTTGCCAAACGTTATGCCGATCTAAAAGCACAACGCCGTGTCGCTGACTTTAGCGACTTGCAACAAAAAGCGTATACGCTTTTACAAATACCAAAAGTAGCAGCAGCTTGTCAGTCTGCTTATACACATATTATGGTCGATGAATTTCAAGACACAAACCAAGTCCAATTGCAAATTGTTCAGGCGATCAATCCGGCCCATTTGTTTTTTGTCGGCGATGAAAAACAATCGATTTACCGTTTTCGCGGAGCTGATGTCGCTATTATGAATGAAATGGCCAAAAAGGCAGCTGAGCTAAATGAAGGAGAATTAATTCATCTGCAAGAAAATTACAGAACTGCTCCGCAAATTGTTGAACTCGTTAATGAATTGTTTGCCCATGTGATGGCACCAGGAGGGGAGGACGCCCTTCCGTATGCGACCAGTTATGTGCCCCTAAAAGCAGGGAGGAGGCCTCATACAAACAAGCAAGCACTTGCTTCTTTCCATCAACTTGAAAAAAGCAACGAAGCTCGCTCGTTTGCATCGCTGCTGCAACAAACAATAGCCGATGGAATGATTGAAGTGGAAGGTGAAGGCAAGGTTCGCCAAGCTAAATGGAATGATGTCGCTGTCCTACTTCCTTCGCGTACAAATTTGCCAGAGCTTGAGGAGGCATTTGCTGAAGCGGGCATTCCTTATCGAATCCACGGTGGCGTTGGTTTTTTTGAAAAACAAGAAGTGATTGATTTTTTAAATGTGCTTAATTGGCTCAGACGTCCATTCGAGGATGCTTATGTGGTGGCGTTGCTTCGTTCTCCCCTCTTTGGGCTGACACTAAGTGATTTGCTGACAGTGAACGAATGGAAAGAGGAAGATGAGAACTTGGCTGTTTTTTTAGCGAAGGAAGAAGCGCCTTCCTTATTTGCAAGCCACCCACGGCTGCAACAAGCGCTAAAGCAGTATGGCGAATGGATCGATTTGTTCTTGCCGTTTACTTTTACAGGAAGTGTAAAAGAAGGATTGCTTCAGCTGTTTGAGCAAACAGGCCTCCGTTATGCTGTTTTAAGTGATACGAACGGTATTCAGCGTGTCGGCAATGTGGAAAAGCTCATTGATTTGTTTGCACAATTGAATACAGCCAATCTAGAAACGCTATGTTTGCAAATGAACCGCTATATAGCGGCAAGCAAGAATGTCTCTGAAGCAGAAGTGGAGCAGTTGGAAGGAGAGGCTGTAACGATTATGACTGTTCACGCCTCAAAAGGATTGGAGTTTCCAGTTGTTTGCCTTCCGTATATGGACCAAAAACGGCGGATGGACACGGATGCGGTCTATTTTGACCAAGAATGGGACATTGTTTTCCAACTGAAATTAGACGATGGTGAAACCATTGCCACGCCTGCCTTTTTCCAGGCACAAGAAAAAAGAGGCAAGCAAGCGCTCGAAGAGTCAAAGCGTTTATTTTATGTCGCTCTTACTCGTGCCAAAGACTATTGCTTGTTAGCAGCTGCAGACTTGTCTGGAGGCCGGTCATGGGCAGAAATGATTGGGGCAGCGAATGAGCAATCTCGATTGTCTGCGATCAACTGGGTTGATTCTGTAAAGAGTGGCGAAAACGTACTCAACATTTAA